The sequence AGACCCCCGGCTCAAGTGACGAGGCAACTAACTAACCATaacatcaaaataaaaaaaaacaggttCTGAAAGTggtttttgttgtattaacaaaaaaaacaaaaaaaaaaaaaaaacgataacgataacgataaagacactccccgaaggcccagcgggtcagggggttagaatatacccgcggtaggtatgcctgtcgtaagaggcgactaaaataccggattggcctgaaggtttaatgtggccatataaatcgttcccgagatggtcgggccagcaccttaatgatgctgtgttaccggagcgtaccggatctgtaaacggcaaaggaccatcacatcgatcactccctaaaccttcggggagcaaccgtatcgctacaacaacaacaacaacactccccgaatgttttgggtagtgttatcgatgttgatggtcctttgccgggattcaaggggttgtgtagcgcaatatatagcttatccaacccaattgtcaacctcaccttcgagcggcgaatcccgtttcactaacagacgaggctctggcgaccccaagctcctcatggtggggagggagggatggcctgaaggtttaatgtggccatataaatcgttcccgagatggtcgggccagcaccttaatggtgctgtgttaccggagcgtatcggatctgtatccgacaaaggaccatcacatcgataacactccccaaagccttcggggagtaacctaatcgctacaacaacaacaacaacatggtcctttgccggatatagatacggtacgttccggtaacaagcaccattaaggtactagcccgaccatcccgggaacgattaatattgccacattaaactttctaagccatcccgcccctCATTCtctggttccatgaggaacttggggtcgccagagcttcgcctgcttaatatgtgtatgatacattcatatttgtaacaggattaccctcgcgtaggtgaagttgacaattaggttgcataagctctgaagctataaagctttgtattgcactTATCAACCCATTGAATTCCTTCTGAAAGTGTTCGCCTTCGATAGTTGTTTGCCAAGCCTCCAACTGTATTTCTGTCTGGAAAGCTTTTCAACCAAAATCTACTCGTAGGTCTATCGCACTAAGTTATAATTACTATTATATCTAGAATAACGACACAAAATGTCTCACGTACATACCAAGCTGCCTGAGCTTAACAATTTATTCAAGTTTTGAACGAACAAAATTTTGTATCTTCAAACTTAATAGCTGGCGATGCCGTAGATGATTTCATCAAGCAATTGGTGCCACTACTTTCGCCTGGTGATGTAATCATCGATGGTGGCAACTCCGAATATCAAGATACCGCACGCCGCTGTGATGAGCTGAAAGCCAAAAAAATACTATACGTTGGTTCGGGTGTAAGTGGTGGCGAAGAGGGAGCACGTCACGGTCCATCACTCATGCCTGGTGGCCACCCTGAAGCATGGCCCCTCATTCAACCAATTTTCCAAGCTATTTGCGCTAAAGCTGATAAAGAGCCCTGCTGTGAGTGGGTAGGTGAAGGTGGTGCTGGTCACTTTGTTAAAATGGTACACAATGGTATTGAATATGGTGATATGCAATTGATTTGTGAAGCTTATCATATTATGAAAGCTCTCGGCCTGTCACAAACGCAAATGGCTGCAGAATTCGATAAATGGAATAAGGCCGAGTTGGATTCATTCCTTATTGAAATTACACGTGATATACTCAAATATAAAGATGATAAAGGTTTTCTGTTGGAACGTATACGCGATGCAGCTGGTCAAAAGGGTACAGGCAAGTGGACAGCAATTGCTGCGTTACAATATGGTGTTCCAGTAACGCTAATTGGTGAGGCAGTATTCTCGCGTTGTCTCTCGGCATTGAAGGATGAACGTTTGGCGGCGAGTAAACAATTGAAAGGACCCAGCGTACAACCTAAATTGGACGATTTACCCAAATTCTTGAATCATATTAAACATGCATTGTATTGCGCCAAAATTGTTTCATATGCACAGGGATTTATGTTGATGCGTGAAGCTGCTAAGGAGAATAAATGGAATTTGAATTATGGTGGTATTGCTTTAATGTGGCGTGGCGGTTGTATTATACGAAGGTACATCATTCGATTATTCTTTCCATTTAGTTGTTGTAACCCATATTTCCTTTTTCCTTTTTATGTAGTGTCTTCTTAGGCAACATTACGGATGCCTACACCCGCAATCCACAGCTCTCAAACTTATTGTTAGATGACTTTTTCAAAAAGGCCATTGAAGTGGGACAAAATTCTTGGCGTCAAGTAGTGGCAAACGCTTTTCTGTGGGGTATTGCCGTGCCAGCTCTATCCACGGCGCTCTCTTTCTATGATGGCTATCGTGCAGAGAAACTGCCCGCAAACTTGCTGCAAGCGCAACGTGATTACTTCGGCGCTCATACCTATGAATTGTTGGGTGCTGAGGGTAAATTTGTGCATACCAATTGGACCGGCACAGGTGGCAACGTCTCGGCAAGCACATATCAAGCGTAAATGCTATGGCCCCGCCCGTGTACTGCATTTTGTCGTAACTCCGCTAAATGGCATTCCACTTGTTAAGGTTTAATTAGAACTTAATTTTGTATAAAGCTTTTTATGCATAGAattggtgtaaaaaaaaaaaacaaatactggtTTAAGCGAAAACATACTTAGCTTTAAAGTTACTTTATTTTATGttctttttttcgaaaaaattaaaaatcctaAACCTTAATGCAATAACGTCTCTCGATATAAACAAGGTCACTATCAATGTAATACCAACGATATATAACAGTAATGTGCAATAGTAATCAGGGCCCCTTTAAAACATActaaacttttaatttattttgaacgACGCAGCGCCTTTTTGGGTTGCTCAATGACAAGTTTATCGGCTGAGTATAAGTGGCCAATGATCACCTAAAAGATGTAGAGAGAGATACATATATGTCAATTGCTGATAAGGTAACATAAGATGAAAATACGTAATAAATATATCGAATGCAATCGTATGTATACGCAACTAGCATTTACCGCCAGTACACACAATTACTTTGAATAAaaaagtaaagttttttttttgagagtTGTGCATTGCCCCTTATTAAAAATCGCTTTGGCCTCAATTTATGT is a genomic window of Eurosta solidaginis isolate ZX-2024a chromosome 4, ASM4086904v1, whole genome shotgun sequence containing:
- the Pgd gene encoding 6-phosphogluconate dehydrogenase, decarboxylating, with protein sequence MSAKADIALIGLAVMGQNIILNMNDNGFVVCAYNRTVEKVNQFLKNEAKGTNVIGATSLQDMVNKLKVPRKVMLLVKAGDAVDDFIKQLVPLLSPGDVIIDGGNSEYQDTARRCDELKAKKILYVGSGVSGGEEGARHGPSLMPGGHPEAWPLIQPIFQAICAKADKEPCCEWVGEGGAGHFVKMVHNGIEYGDMQLICEAYHIMKALGLSQTQMAAEFDKWNKAELDSFLIEITRDILKYKDDKGFLLERIRDAAGQKGTGKWTAIAALQYGVPVTLIGEAVFSRCLSALKDERLAASKQLKGPSVQPKLDDLPKFLNHIKHALYCAKIVSYAQGFMLMREAAKENKWNLNYGGIALMWRGGCIIRSVFLGNITDAYTRNPQLSNLLLDDFFKKAIEVGQNSWRQVVANAFLWGIAVPALSTALSFYDGYRAEKLPANLLQAQRDYFGAHTYELLGAEGKFVHTNWTGTGGNVSASTYQA